A region from the Gossypium hirsutum isolate 1008001.06 chromosome A08, Gossypium_hirsutum_v2.1, whole genome shotgun sequence genome encodes:
- the LOC107940385 gene encoding uncharacterized protein: MRIRKNKKLSWLIYPQGSRAESVLVCRLNQSPWDVNPLPQQPYSSYLHHRLEYEDSFNGNGGIGDSVGAVESEATMVGSKEQAIMKVGGMIIDDNGDNDEIKTAKKTQCQEEEALLQSSNNNSSSSSDSGNNMIPTSLTSKKADDQLTRSRRGSRARTSRRGGSSSASNLNDFYYYSGFGPSWGKRRHGGDKESEISKNLVEVENNDTVTTAQNNSTLSSSSQIDDNEEFDYVEEEQEEDDENEYSGEKRTRKPIKARSLKSLM, from the exons ATGAGAATTCGAAAGAACAAGAAGCTATCGTGGTTGATATATCCGCAAGGTTCAAGGGCTGAGAGTGTTCTCGTTTGCCGGCTGAACCAGTCACCATGGGATGTGAATCCTTTACCTCAACAACCGTACTCTTCATATCTCCACCACCGA TTAGAATACGAAGATAGTTTTAATGGAAATGGGGGCATTGGCGATTCTGTCGGTGCTGTTGAGAG CGAGGCTACGATGGTGGGGAGTAAAGAGCAAGCGATTATGAAAGTGGGAGGCATGATTATCGATGATAATGGCGATAACGATGAGATTAAAACAGCCAAGAAGACCCAATGCCAAGAAGAGGAGGCTTTGCTGCAATCTTCCAACAACAACAGCAGTAGCAGCAGCGATAGCGGAAACAATATGATTCCCACATCGTTGACCAGCAAGAAAGCCGATGATCAGTTGACTAGGAGCCGCCGTGGATCACGAGCCCGAACATCCAGGAGAGGTGGCTCATCATCGGCATCGAACCTGAATGATTTCTACTATTATTCTGGGTTTGGACCGTCGTGGGGAAAAAGGAGACACGGCGGTGATAAAGAAAGCGAAATCAGCAAGAATCTCGTAGAGGTTGAAAACAACGACACTGTTACCACTGCCCAAAACAATTCGACGCTGTCGTCTTCTTCACAAATCGATGACAATGAGGAATTTGATTATGTCGAGGAGGAGCAGGAAGAGGATGACGAAAATGAATATAGTGGCGAGAAACGAACGAGAAAGCCCATTAAAGCAAGATCGTTAAAGTCactaatgtga